A region of the Alphaproteobacteria bacterium genome:
CTTATGCCTTTGTTGCCAGACCATGGGAATTAAAAAAGACAGAAACGATTGATGTTTTAGATGCGGTTGGGAGCAATATTCGTGTTGATACAAGAGGACGCCAAGTTTTAAGGATATTACCCAAAATTAATGAAGATATTAATGAAGAATGGATTTCAGATAAAACCCGTTTTGCGTGTGATGGGTTGCTTCAACAACGTCTTGATCGGCCCTATGTAAGACGTCATGGAAAATTAGAAGAAACATCTTGGACTGATGCTTTAAAAATAGTTGCTAGTAAAATGCGGAATAGCAAACCCCATCGTATTGCTGCAATTGCTGGGGATTTGGTTGATGTTGAATCGATGTTTGTATTAAAAGATTTAATGACCAGACTGGAAAGTCCCCATTATGATTGCAGGCAATATGGTGAAGCGATTAATCATCTTGATCGGGCAAGCTATTTATTTAATACAACAATTGCAGGAATTGAAGAGGCAGATTTATGTTTGCTTATTGGGGTTAACCCAAGATGGGAAGCTGCCCTTATTAACGCAAGATTACGTAAGCGTTTTTTACAAGGCAATTTTACAATTGGATCATTGGGACCAAAAACGGATTTAACATATCCAATTCATGATTTGGGTAACAACCCAAGAACGCTTATAGATATTGCTTTAGGTAATCATGACTTTACACGCGTGTTGGACCAAGCCAAAAAACCAATGGTGATTGTAGGATCACATGTGTTAACTAGACCTGATGTTATTGAAATAAAGGATGTCATTTATACAATTGTTCAAAAATTTAATTTTATTCAAAATGATTGGAATGGGTTTAATCTTTTACATCGCGCGGCAGGTAGGGTAGGTGGTTTGGATATAGGTTTTGTCCCACCATCAGATGGAAAAAATGTTCCAGAAATTTTGGCAGCTACAGCAAAAGGTGATATGGATGTCATTTATCTTTTAGGGGCCGATGAAATTGATACAAAATTACTAGGAAACAGCTTTGTTATTTATCAAGGTCATCATGGTGACAAGGGTGCACATCGTGCCGATGTTATTTTACCTGGTGCTGCTTATACAGAAAAAAAAGCAACCTATGTTAATTTGGAAGGACGCATTCAACATACCAGTATGGCTGCTTTCCCCCCAGGTGATGCCAAAGAAGATTGGAAAATTTTACGTGCTTTGGCCGAACAATTAAATTTTAATTTGCCCTATATTGATTATATGGAATTATATGAACGTTTAACCATAAAATATCCAAATTTTTCTACGTCTCATGAATTGGTACGTGCAGAATGGTATAATAAAGAACGTTCTATTACAGAAAAGATAGCTATATCTGATAAACCTTTTGTTTTGCCAATTAATAATTTCTATATGACGGATCCAATTACCAGAGCATCACCCACCATGGCAAAATGTTCGCAAACTTTTAACCAATTACCAATAGAAGAGAAAATATAAATGTTTATGGGTTCAGAATTTTGGGAATATAGTTGGCCTGCTATTCTGACAGCACTTTACATTGTTGGAATTATTATCGTTCTGCTTTTATGTGTGGCTTACCTTACCTATGCAGAAAGAAAAGTTATGGCAGTGATGCAACTTAGAAAAGGTCCTAATGTAGTGGGACCGCTTGGATTATTGCAACCTATTGCAGATGGGCTTAAACTTTTAACGAAAGAAACCATTATCCCAAGTGGGGCTAACCGATTTATTTTTGTTGTTGCTCCTATGATTACCTTCATCTTAAGTTTAGTTGCTTGGGTGGTTATTCCTTTTGATCAAGGTATCGTTCTTGCCAATATTAATGTGGGTATTCTCTATCTTTTTGCTATCTCATCCCTTGGTGTTTATGGAATTGTTATGGCAGGGTGGGCAAGTAATTCAAAATATCCTTTTCTAGGGGCGTTACGTTCTGCAGCCCAAATGATTTCTTATGAAGTATCTATGGGCCTTATTATCATTAGCGTTTTGTTATCAGCCGGTTCCCTTAATCTTAGCACTATTATTGAAGCTCAAAAAACTGTTTGGTTTTTTATTCCACATTTTCCGATGTTTATTATATTTTTTGTTTCTGTATTAGCTGAAACAAACCGGGCGCCATTTGATTTACCCGAAGCTGAAGCAGAACTTGTTGCGGGTTATTTTTCAGAATATTCCGCGATGACATTTGGTATGTTTTTTTTAGGTGAATATGCCAATATGATTTTAATGAGCACGATGACCAGCATTTTGTTTCTTGGTGGATGGCTTCCTCCTTTTGCTATTTTTCCTTTTACTCTAATACCGGGTCCAATTTGGCTATTTTTAAAAATTGCTTTTGTGCTTTTTGTTTTTATTTGGGTAAGAGCGGCTTTTCCAAGATACCGTTATGATCAACTTATGCGATTAGGATGGAAAGTTTTTTTACCTTTGTCATTACTTTGGGTTGTTTTAACTTCAGCTTTTATTACCTATGTTTTATAATAAATTGAACTTGTTAATTAAGGATATGAATTTTGTTTAGATCTTTGCGATCATTACTTTTATGGGAATTAATATCTGGGCTTTTTGTAACCTTTACCTATGCTTTTAAACCCAAAGCCACGCTTAATTACCCTTATGAAAAGGGATCTTTAAGTCCAAGATTTCGTGGGGAACATGCGCTTCGTCGTTACCCAAATGGGGAAGAGCGTTGTATTGCATGTAAACTTTGCGAAGCTATTTGCCCAGCCCAGGCTATTACCATAGAAGCAGAACCTAGAGATGATGGCAGCAGGCGTACCACCCGATATGATATAGATATGACCAAATGTATTTATTGTGGTCTATGTCAAGAAGCATGTCCTGTTGACGCTATAGTCGAGGGACCAAATTTTGAATTTGCAACAGAAACAAGAGAAGAGCTTATTTATAATAAAGAAAAACTTTTGGCGAATGGAGACCGTTGGGAAGTTCAACTTGCGGCTAATCTTGAAGAAGACGCACCATATAGATAAATTAAAAATGTGGGGATAATAATGGTATTACTATTTTGTTTCATTACCCTTATGGATAGGATAATGGAATTATGATTACAGCTATAGCTTTTTATTTGTTTTCTTCCTTAACAATCTTATCGGGATTGATGGTTATAACTTCCCGTAACCCTGTTTATTCTGTTTTATTTCTTATTGTTGCTTTTTTTAATTCGGCTGCCCTTTTTATTTTATTAGGGGCAGAATTTTTGGCAATGACTTTGGTTATTGTGTATGTGGGTGCTGTTGCAGTTTTATTTCTTTTTGTTGTGATGATGTTAGATATAAATTTTGCTGAATTAAAACAGGGCATATCAAAATATACGTTAATTGGATTAGTTATCGGGACGATTTTATTTTTAGAAATAATTTTCATTGTCGGCACGGGAATTAATTCTCTTCAAGATAAAAAGCCGCTTAATTTAGCCCATCCTATAGAAGATAAAATTCAAAACACTAAAGCTTTGGGTGATATTATTTATACAGATTATTTAATTGTGTTTCAAACAGCAGGGGTTATTCTTTTAGTTGCTATGATTGGGGCTATTACTTTAACCTTGCGCCATAGATTGGATGTTAAACATCAATCAATTGCTAGACAAACAAGCCGCAAGGTTAAAGAAACAATTAACATTATTGATGTTGGTATTGGAAAAGGTGTGGAATGATGATTATAACGCTAACACATTATATTATTGTAGCAACAATACTTTTTACGCTCGGGGTTTTTGGTATTTTTTTGAACAGAAAAAATGTTATTACAATTTTAATGTCGATTGAATTAATTTTGCTTGCCGTCAATATTAATTTTGTTGCGTTTTCTTCTTACTTACAAGATTTGGTGGGTCAAGTTTTTGCTATGTTTATTTTAACAATAGCAGCAGCGGAAGCTGCTATTGGGCTAGCAATCCTTGTTGTTTATTTCCGTAACCGTGGGTCAATTGCGGTTGAAGATATTAATAGTATGAAGGGATAAAATAATGGGAATAGCTATTGTTTTTCTTCCCTTATTAGGTGCATTAATTGCGGGATTAGGTGGTAAAATAATTGGTGATAGAATAAGC
Encoded here:
- the nuoK gene encoding NADH-quinone oxidoreductase subunit NuoK; the protein is MIITLTHYIIVATILFTLGVFGIFLNRKNVITILMSIELILLAVNINFVAFSSYLQDLVGQVFAMFILTIAAAEAAIGLAILVVYFRNRGSIAVEDINSMKG
- the nuoH gene encoding NADH-quinone oxidoreductase subunit NuoH, yielding MGSEFWEYSWPAILTALYIVGIIIVLLLCVAYLTYAERKVMAVMQLRKGPNVVGPLGLLQPIADGLKLLTKETIIPSGANRFIFVVAPMITFILSLVAWVVIPFDQGIVLANINVGILYLFAISSLGVYGIVMAGWASNSKYPFLGALRSAAQMISYEVSMGLIIISVLLSAGSLNLSTIIEAQKTVWFFIPHFPMFIIFFVSVLAETNRAPFDLPEAEAELVAGYFSEYSAMTFGMFFLGEYANMILMSTMTSILFLGGWLPPFAIFPFTLIPGPIWLFLKIAFVLFVFIWVRAAFPRYRYDQLMRLGWKVFLPLSLLWVVLTSAFITYVL
- the nuoI gene encoding NADH-quinone oxidoreductase subunit NuoI produces the protein MLFRSLRSLLLWELISGLFVTFTYAFKPKATLNYPYEKGSLSPRFRGEHALRRYPNGEERCIACKLCEAICPAQAITIEAEPRDDGSRRTTRYDIDMTKCIYCGLCQEACPVDAIVEGPNFEFATETREELIYNKEKLLANGDRWEVQLAANLEEDAPYR
- the nuoG gene encoding NADH-quinone oxidoreductase subunit NuoG; its protein translation is MPKLNIDGIELEVQANTTVLQACETLGIEIPRFCYHERLSIAGNCRMCLVEMEKSPKPIASCAMPVADGMVIKTQSDLVKKARKGVMEFLLINHPLDCPICDQGGECDLQDQAMAYGFDRSRYHENKRAVRDKDFGPLIKTSMTRCIHCTRCVRFATEIAGAEELGAVGRGEHLEINTYLEKAIASELSGNLIDLCPVGALTSKPYAFVARPWELKKTETIDVLDAVGSNIRVDTRGRQVLRILPKINEDINEEWISDKTRFACDGLLQQRLDRPYVRRHGKLEETSWTDALKIVASKMRNSKPHRIAAIAGDLVDVESMFVLKDLMTRLESPHYDCRQYGEAINHLDRASYLFNTTIAGIEEADLCLLIGVNPRWEAALINARLRKRFLQGNFTIGSLGPKTDLTYPIHDLGNNPRTLIDIALGNHDFTRVLDQAKKPMVIVGSHVLTRPDVIEIKDVIYTIVQKFNFIQNDWNGFNLLHRAAGRVGGLDIGFVPPSDGKNVPEILAATAKGDMDVIYLLGADEIDTKLLGNSFVIYQGHHGDKGAHRADVILPGAAYTEKKATYVNLEGRIQHTSMAAFPPGDAKEDWKILRALAEQLNFNLPYIDYMELYERLTIKYPNFSTSHELVRAEWYNKERSITEKIAISDKPFVLPINNFYMTDPITRASPTMAKCSQTFNQLPIEEKI
- a CDS encoding NADH-quinone oxidoreductase subunit J; amino-acid sequence: MITAIAFYLFSSLTILSGLMVITSRNPVYSVLFLIVAFFNSAALFILLGAEFLAMTLVIVYVGAVAVLFLFVVMMLDINFAELKQGISKYTLIGLVIGTILFLEIIFIVGTGINSLQDKKPLNLAHPIEDKIQNTKALGDIIYTDYLIVFQTAGVILLVAMIGAITLTLRHRLDVKHQSIARQTSRKVKETINIIDVGIGKGVE